From one Triticum aestivum cultivar Chinese Spring chromosome 4B, IWGSC CS RefSeq v2.1, whole genome shotgun sequence genomic stretch:
- the LOC123089923 gene encoding receptor-like protein 3, with translation MHSAALVTLQLFLLLLSLASPARSCTEQEEHSLLQFLTGLSQDGGLTVSWRNGTDCCEWEGITCDREGGVTAVSLASRGIEGRISPHLAGLTGLLRVNLSHNSFSGGLPPELMYSRSIIVLDVSFSRLSGVLHEPPSSVTYARPLQVLNISSNQFGAEFPSHTWKVMQNLVVLNVSNNSFTGHIPLSLCLSPSLAMLDLCYNQLSGSIPAALGACSKLKVFKVGHNNLSGTLPAELFHATSLEHLSFPNNGLQGELDGASIVKLSNLVTLDLRENKFSGKIPRSIGQLKRLQELYLGNNNMSGEVPSTLSNCTRLMIIDLKINNFSGELGRVNFSTLQNLTHLDVLRNNFSGIVPESIYSCRNLIALRVSLNHFHGEISPRIGNLHLSFLSLARNPFTNITKAFHVFNGFRNITTLIIAENFVNEMMPQDETLDGFRNLQYIHMADSALTGHLPVWLSKLRNLKVLKLSNNRLTGPMPGWINSLNSLFYLDVSNNSFTGQIPIALMEIPMLKDNTAAYLDPGHVELPLFWRNISRQYHFLTAFPTLLNLSINNFTGVIPSEIGQLKVLSELDFSSNKLYGLVPLSICNLTKLEVLDLSNNHLTGVIPAALERLHFLSAFNISNNDLEGSVPAGGQLSTFPDSSFDGNPKLCGTTLIHQCSSVRADPIYIISAKQPSVKVIFFIGFGLFFGVGVLYDQLVLYRYFGSAHFNCNLF, from the coding sequence ATGCATTCTGCAGCCCTAGTCACGCTACAGCTGTTTCTGCTGCTGCTCTCCTTGGCCTCTCCTGCCCGCTCATGCACCGAGCAAGAGGAGCACTCCCTCCTCCAATTCCTCACCGGGTTATCCCAAGATGGCGGCCTCACCGTGTCGTGGAGAAACGGCACGGACTGCTGCGAATGGGAAGGCATAACCTGCGACAGGGAGGGGGGCGTCACCGCAGTCTCCCTGGCATCTAGAGGGATTGAAGGTCGCATCTCGCCGCACCTTGCCGGTCTCACCGGCCTGCTGCGTGTCAACCTTTCACACAACTCGTTCTCCGGTGGCCTTCCACCGGAGCTCATGTATTCCAGAAGCATCATCGTCCTCGACGTCAGCTTCAGCAGGCTTAGTGGGGTGTTGCACGAGCCGCCATCTTCGGTTACCTACGCCCGGCCTCTGCAGGTACTGAACATCTCGAGCAACCAATTCGGTGCAGAATTTCCATCACACACATGGAAGGTCATGCAGAATTTGGTCGTGCTTAACGTCAGCAACAACAGCTTCACCGGGCACATACCACTTTCTCTTTGCCTCTCGCCATCATTGGCCATGCTTGATCTTTGTTACAACCAATTGAGCGGCAGTATTCCTGCTGCACTTGGCGCTTGCTCCAAGCTCAAAGTGTTCAAGGTTGGGCACAACAACCTAAGTGGGACTCTCCCTGCTGAGCTCTTCCATGCCACTTCCCTGGAGCATCTCTCCTTCCCCAACAATGGATTACAAGGAGAACTTGATGGAGCAAGCATAGTAAAACTCAGTAATCTGGTTACTCTCGACCTCAGGGAGAACAAATTCAGTGGGAAGATCCCACGCTCCATAGGTCAGTTGAAGAGGCTACAGGAGCTCTATTTGGGTAACAATAACATGTCTGGGGAGGTGCCATCAACTCTGAGTAACTGCACACGTCTCATGATCATCGATCTGAAGATCAACAACTTCAGTGGAGAACTAGGCAGGGTCAACTTCTCCACTCTACAGAACCTGACACATTTAGATGTTTTGAGAAATAACTTCAGCGGCATAGTGCCAGAAAGCATATACTCATGCAGAAATTTGATTGCACTGCGGGTGTCGTTGAACCATTTCCATGGTGAGATCTCACCAAGAATAGGGAATCTGCACCTATCCTTCCTATCACTTGCTAGAAACCCTTTTACAAATATCACAAAAGCTTTTCATGTCTTCAATGGCTTCAGGAACATCACCACTCTGATTATTGCCGAGAACTTTGTGAATGAGATGATGCCACAAGATGAGACCCTGGATGGTTTTCGAAATCTTCAATACATCCACATGGCCGACAGCGCGTTAACCGGACACTTGCCAGTTTGGTTATCAAAGCTTAGAAACTTGAAGGTACTAAAGTTATCCAACAATCGACTCACCGGACCAATGCCAGGCTGGATCAACTCCTTAAATAGCCTCTTCTATCTAGATGTATCAAACAACAGTTTTACTGGGCAAATCCCAATCGCCTTGATGGAGATCCCAATGCTTAAAGATAATACAGCAGCTTATTTGGATCCTGGCCACGTTGAGCTGCCTCTTTTTTGGAGGAATATATCACGCCAATACCATTTTCTTACAGCTTTCCCTACACTCTTGAATCTGAGCATCAACAATTTCACAGGCGTGATTCCATCGGAGATTGGCCAACTGAAAGTGCTTTCTGAACTCGACTTCAGCTCAAACAAATTATATGGACTGGTTCCGCTGTCGATCTGCAATCTCACGAAGCTGGAGGTGCTAGACTTGTCTAATAACCATCTGACGGGTGTAATCCCTGCAGCACTGGAGAGACTTCACTTCCTTTCTGCATTCAACATTTCGAACAATGATTTAGAAGGGTCTGTACCAGCAGGAGGCCAGTTGAGCACTTTTCCAGATTCCAGTTTTGATGGGAACCCAAAGCTGTGTGGCACTACGCTTATTCATCAGTGTAGTTCAGTCAGAGCAGATCCTATCTACATTATCTCTGCAAAACAGCCCAGCGTCAAGGTCATATTTTTTATTGGCTTTGGTTTGTTCTTTGGAGTAGGCGTGCTATATGACCAGCTAGTGTTATATAGGTATTTCGGCTCAGCCCATTTCAATTGTAATTTGTTCTAA